In Juglans microcarpa x Juglans regia isolate MS1-56 chromosome 7D, Jm3101_v1.0, whole genome shotgun sequence, the following are encoded in one genomic region:
- the LOC121239062 gene encoding josephin-like protein, protein MASENTQIYHERQRLQFCLLHSLNNLFQQKDAFTRASLNEIAEKLVLDDPNKVTWTPISALFKPHHNTITGNYDINVLIAALEGRGKSVIWHDRRNGASMINLDASEETLMGIVLNVSVRKFGGIWKGRHWVALKKINGVWYNLDSDLVAPETFKDTEEVRGFLDYIIDNGGEVLLVMNEKQ, encoded by the exons atGGCTTCCGAGAATACGCAAATTTATCATGAGCGGCAAAGATTACAGTTCTGCCTTTTACACTCGCTCAACAATCTCTTTCAG CAAAAGGACGCGTTTACTCGAGCTAGCTTGAATGAAATTGCTGAGAAACTTGTTCTTGATGATCCGAACAAGGTGACCTGGACGCCAATATCCGCGCTCTTTAAGCCTCATCATAATACCATTACGGGAAACTATGACATAAATGTCCTAATTGCAGCCTTGGAAGGGAGAGGGAAGAGTGTAATCTGGCATGATCGACGGAATGGAGCGTCTATGATTAATCTCGATGCATCCGAGGAAACTCTGATGGGTATTGTACTCAATGTGTCGGTTAGAAAGTTTGGTGGGATTTGGAAAGGTAGGCATTGGGTTGCGTTGAAAAAGATTAATGGTGTTTGGTATAATTTGGACAGTGATCTTGTTGCTCCTGAGACTTTTAAAGATACTGAAGAAGTTAGGGGATTCTTAGATTATATCATTGATAATGGTGGGGAGGTTTTACTTGTCATGAATGAGAAACAGTGA
- the LOC121239065 gene encoding phosphomethylpyrimidine synthase, chloroplastic yields MASLHASLTSAVCQNGNHAASAKYPSTAFLPGFDVVGRVSSSSKKETFTLSVSSSPRATLTFDPPTTNSDKTQQRKHTVDPASPDFLPLPSFEQCFPKSTKEYKEVIHEQSGHVLKVPFRRVHLAGDEPNFDTYDTTGPQNYSPRIGLPNLRKDWVDRREKLGAPRYTQMYYAKQGIITEEMLFCATREKLDPEFVRSEVARGRAIIPSNKKHLELEPMIVGRNFLVKVNANIGNSAVASSIEEEVYKVQWATMWGADTVMDLSTGRHIHETREWILRNSAVPVGTVPIYQALEKVNGIAENLTWEAFRDTLIEQAEQGVDYFTIHAGVLLRYIPLTAKRMTGIVSRGGSIHAKWCLAYHKENFAYEHWDDILDICNQYDVALSIGDGLRPGSIYDANDTAQFAELLTQGELTRRAWEKDVQVMNEGPGHIPMHKIPENMQKQLEWCNEAPFYTLGPLTTDIAPGYDHITSAIGAANIGALGTALLCYVTPKEHLGLPNRDDVKAGVIAYKIAAHAADLAKGHPHAQAWDDALSKARFEFRWMDQFALSLDPMTAMSFHDETLPAEGAKVAHFCSMCGPKFCSMKITEDVRKYAEEHGYGSAEEAVQRGMDAMSAEFLAAKKTVSGEQHGEIGGEIYLPASSLSSSES; encoded by the exons ATGGCATCACTGCATGCTAGTTTAACATCAGCTGTGTGCCAGAATGGAAACCATGCTGCTTCAGCAAAGTACCCAAGTACTGCCTTCTTGCCAGGGTTTGATGTGGTTGGGCGGGTCTCAAGCTCATCTAAGAAGGAAACATTCACTTTGTCTGTTAGCTCGAGCCCTAGAGCCACATTAACCTTTGATCCCCCAACAACCAATTCAGATAAAACCCAACAAAGGAAGCATACAGTTGATCCTGCTTCTCCTGATTTTCTGCCACTTCCATCCTTTGAACAATGTTTTCCAAAAAGCACCAAAGAATACAA GGAAGTTATTCATGAACAATCTGGTCATGTGCTCAAGGTTCCCTTTCGACGCGTCCACCTAGCTGGGGATGAGCCTAACTTTGACACTTACGACACAACTGGTCCTCAAAATTACAGCCCTCGCATTG GACTGCCAAATCTGCGCAAAGACTGGGTTGACAGGCGGGAGAAATTAGGTGCTCCCAGATACACACAAATGTACTACGCTAAGCAGGGAATTATAACTGAGGAAATGTTGTTCTGCGCCACTCGAGAGAAGCTTGACCCAGAATTTGTGAGGTCAGAGGTTGCTCGTGGGCGAGCAATCATCCCTTCCAATAAGAAGCACTTGGAGCTGGAGCCAATGATAGTTGGAAGAAACTTTTTGGTCAAAGTGAATGCCAACATTGGAAATTCTGCTGTTGCTAGCTCTATCGAAGAAGAAGTTTATAAGGTCCAATGGGCAACTATGTGGGGTGCAGACACTGTCATGGATCTCTCTACAGGTCGCCACATCCATGAGACACGTGAGTGGATCCTACGTAACTCTGCGGTACCAGTAGGGACTGTACCTATCTATCAAGCGCTTGAAAAAGTGAATGGAATTGCTGAAAACCTTACCTGGGAAGCTTTCAGAGACACCCTGATTGAACAAGCTGAGCAGGGTGTAGATTACTTCACTATTCACGCTGGGGTTCTGCTACGATACATCCCACTAACAGCGAAGCGAATGACAGGTATTGTCTCACGTGGAGGATCCATTCATGCAAAGTGGTGCTTAGCTTACCATAAGGAGAATTTTGCATATGAGCACTGGGATGACATACTTGACATCTGTAATCAATATGATGTGGCCCTGTCAATCGGAGATGGGCTAAGACCTGGGTCCATTTATGATGCAAATGACACTGCTCAGTTTGCAGAGCTCTTGACTCAGGGAGAACTGACCAGAAGAGCATGGGAAAAGGATGTACAg GTCATGAATGAAGGGCCTGGACATATTCCAATGCACAAGATTCCTGAAAACATGCAAAAACAGCTGGAATGGTGTAATGAAGCACCTTTCTACACTCTTGGTCCTTTAACTACTGACATCGCCCCTGGATATGATCACATCACCTCTGCAATTGGTGCCGCCAACATTGGAGCTTTGGGCACTGCTCTTCTGTGTTATGTAACTCCGAAAGAACACCTTGGGTTGCCAAACCGAGATGACGTGAAGGCTGGAGTTATAGCATATAAGATAGCTGCTCATGCAGCTGATTTAGCCAAAGGTCATCCACATGCTCAAGCCTGGGATGATGCATTAAGCAAGGCGAGATTTGAGTTCCGGTGGATGGACCAATTTGCTTTGTCATTGGACCCTATGACTGCTATGTCCTTCCATGATGAAACCCTGCCGGCAGAAGGTGCCAAGGTAGCCCATTTTTGTTCCATGTGTGGACCTAAATTCTGCTCTATGAAAATAACAGAGGATGTGAGGAAGTATGCTGAGGAGCACGGCTATGGAAGTGCTGAGGAAGCTGTGCAACGTGGGATGGATGCTATGAGTGCTGAGTTTCTGGCTGCTAAGAAAACTGTCAGTGGAGAACAACATGGTGAAATAGGTGGAGAGATCTACTTGCCAGCAAGTTCCTTGAGTTCCTCAGAGAGTTGA